A single region of the Microbulbifer sp. MKSA007 genome encodes:
- a CDS encoding AAA domain-containing protein: MQDNPKKLIEYFRRCYQADSYDLSLNNILNLKSNRRLFLDERDYLGADELPRVPVSTTAGAKLLEQVDAYRKERRLIYGCLFICGNYALQSGLSAKRKLCAPLLYFPAKLHFDEDYFVEINPANIHVNLPVLRQLLKPDVESSITDSFPVLASPLSSTQLADVGRWLTHYTILENVEELGRWPNLSDKAAVESASKGAQLSLVSAGAVILADRSRGSRGVLHELQLLGRDKKLSPPLQALLGECHWETAQKACEPDMLPGLLSGAQERALENAARFPLSLVSGPPGTGKSFTIAAMVLDRVLHGESVLVVSKNQQALDVVRDKLRDEYGLTQGYVHREERGFIPSLKAHLDRLLKEGVEPPERKPAQVKRELKRAYRALRGLEKRFSKELGLARAVSVGRFAQWIARHAWSFFANRLSVKSLWQSQGAIGDCRRNFESLASQYLNTYRRDTLHRLLEKNRGTLSQFNQALRSRTSKVQAERFAQTDMRVVMQAFPIWLVEADELNEVLPLSPAMFDLVVFDEATQCDIASSLPALFRAERAVIVGDSKQLRHVSFLSRKRQQSIWQGVIKDAGVPPKLSYRDQSLLDLASDVIPTQQAIVMLDEHFRSHPELIAFSNHAFYSGRLKVMRARPKPLPDSALEFYQLPGRRRKMGETP; the protein is encoded by the coding sequence ATGCAGGACAACCCCAAGAAGTTAATCGAATACTTTCGACGCTGCTATCAAGCTGACAGTTACGACCTCTCCCTCAACAATATTCTAAATCTCAAATCGAATCGGCGTCTGTTCTTAGATGAGCGGGACTATTTGGGGGCTGATGAGTTACCACGTGTTCCTGTCTCCACTACGGCGGGAGCAAAACTGCTGGAACAAGTGGATGCTTACCGAAAGGAGCGGCGGCTGATTTATGGTTGCCTGTTTATTTGTGGTAACTACGCTCTCCAATCTGGACTAAGTGCAAAACGCAAGCTCTGTGCACCACTACTTTATTTTCCCGCCAAGCTACATTTTGATGAGGATTATTTTGTAGAGATCAACCCTGCAAACATTCACGTTAATCTGCCTGTTTTACGTCAACTGCTTAAACCTGATGTTGAGTCCTCAATAACAGATAGTTTCCCAGTGCTTGCTTCGCCACTGTCCTCGACACAGCTGGCTGACGTCGGTCGCTGGCTAACCCATTACACCATTTTGGAAAATGTGGAGGAATTGGGGCGCTGGCCTAACCTGAGTGATAAGGCAGCTGTTGAAAGTGCATCGAAGGGTGCTCAGTTGTCCTTGGTCTCGGCGGGTGCGGTAATTCTTGCGGATAGATCGAGGGGCTCTCGTGGAGTACTGCACGAATTACAACTTTTAGGCAGGGATAAAAAATTATCTCCTCCGTTACAGGCATTACTGGGAGAGTGCCACTGGGAAACTGCACAGAAAGCGTGTGAGCCGGATATGCTGCCGGGTCTGTTGAGTGGGGCTCAGGAGAGGGCACTTGAAAATGCGGCTCGCTTTCCTCTTAGCCTGGTTTCAGGTCCGCCCGGTACGGGAAAGAGTTTTACAATCGCCGCTATGGTTCTCGATCGAGTGCTGCATGGTGAAAGTGTTTTGGTGGTATCGAAAAACCAGCAAGCACTGGATGTGGTGCGGGATAAGTTGCGAGATGAGTACGGGCTGACTCAGGGGTATGTACATCGAGAGGAACGGGGTTTTATCCCCAGCTTAAAAGCTCATCTGGATAGGCTGCTGAAAGAGGGGGTGGAACCTCCAGAGAGAAAGCCTGCCCAGGTGAAGAGGGAACTGAAGAGGGCTTATCGAGCCTTGAGGGGCTTGGAGAAGCGCTTCTCCAAAGAGCTGGGATTGGCGCGCGCTGTTAGTGTAGGTCGGTTTGCTCAGTGGATAGCGCGACATGCCTGGAGCTTCTTTGCAAATCGATTGAGTGTTAAAAGTCTGTGGCAATCACAAGGTGCGATTGGTGATTGTCGGCGCAACTTTGAAAGCCTGGCAAGTCAGTATTTGAATACTTATCGCCGCGATACATTGCACAGGCTGCTGGAAAAAAATCGGGGTACCCTGAGCCAATTCAATCAAGCCTTGCGATCTCGAACTTCAAAAGTACAGGCGGAGCGCTTTGCCCAAACTGATATGCGGGTGGTAATGCAGGCGTTCCCCATATGGCTGGTGGAGGCAGATGAACTCAATGAAGTGCTGCCATTATCGCCCGCCATGTTCGATTTGGTGGTCTTTGATGAGGCAACCCAGTGTGATATCGCGAGTTCACTGCCGGCCCTGTTTCGAGCTGAGCGGGCAGTGATTGTCGGTGACAGCAAACAACTGCGGCATGTTTCATTTCTTTCCCGCAAACGGCAGCAAAGTATCTGGCAGGGAGTGATAAAAGATGCCGGGGTGCCGCCAAAACTGAGCTATAGGGATCAATCACTTTTGGATTTGGCTTCAGACGTGATCCCCACTCAACAAGCTATTGTGATGCTGGATGAGCACTTTCGCAGCCATCCAGAGCTTATCGCATTCAGTAACCATGCTTTTTACTCCGGCCGCTTGAAAGTTATGAGGGCCAGGCCCAAACCGTTACCGGACTCGGCGCTAGAATTTTATCAACTTCCAGGGCGCCGGAGAAAAATGGGAGAAACACCGTAG
- a CDS encoding AAA domain-containing protein, protein MKAHFERYADAAIRPSVGVLSPYRDQADYLEGELIKVFSSQKLQSFSVRVATPYGFQGEERDLMLISMAIDSQSLRAASYLKRADVFNVAITRAKEKQLVALSIEPQALPSDHLLRQYVEFPHSVGSHLQGDEIVCRFASEVSHLLTQHEIPHWVGFPVAGQIVDVVCAVSGRFIGIDLIGYPGDYESYFSVKVYKVLYRAGIPVFPLPYINWLKDRQGCIEQLLTILKQEKVPVSEAAIPDG, encoded by the coding sequence TTGAAAGCGCATTTCGAGCGCTATGCCGATGCTGCAATTCGGCCGTCGGTTGGTGTTTTGTCTCCCTATCGGGATCAGGCTGATTATTTGGAAGGGGAGTTGATTAAGGTCTTCTCCTCGCAGAAGTTACAGAGTTTTTCTGTGCGCGTTGCCACGCCCTATGGTTTTCAAGGAGAGGAGAGAGATTTAATGCTTATCTCCATGGCTATTGATAGTCAATCGTTGCGGGCAGCCAGCTACTTAAAACGGGCGGATGTGTTTAATGTCGCAATTACCAGGGCAAAAGAAAAGCAGTTGGTTGCGTTGTCGATTGAGCCCCAAGCTCTCCCTTCGGATCATCTCTTGCGTCAATATGTTGAGTTTCCACACTCCGTTGGCAGTCATTTGCAGGGTGATGAAATCGTATGTCGTTTTGCGAGTGAAGTTAGCCATTTATTAACCCAGCACGAAATTCCCCATTGGGTAGGCTTTCCTGTGGCTGGGCAGATTGTAGATGTGGTTTGTGCTGTGAGCGGGCGTTTTATCGGTATTGACCTGATTGGGTATCCCGGCGACTACGAGTCTTACTTTAGTGTAAAGGTCTACAAGGTATTGTATCGGGCGGGCATTCCGGTTTTTCCCCTGCCGTATATTAACTGGCTAAAAGACCGGCAGGGCTGCATCGAGCAGTTATTGACGATTCTTAAGCAGGAAAAAGTGCCTGTATCTGAAGCTGCTATTCCTGACGGTTAG
- a CDS encoding DUF6471 domain-containing protein — protein sequence MDHKQSLSNQQALTPYKQAIARYVRASMALKGMRYGDLAQALAERGISMTPENLRSKVSKCMFSADLLAAIIDAMSVEDSAMLEILKQARELQDRGLYAEQEKS from the coding sequence ATGGACCACAAGCAAAGCCTGAGCAACCAGCAAGCACTAACCCCTTACAAGCAGGCAATTGCTCGCTATGTGCGCGCATCAATGGCACTAAAGGGCATGCGTTACGGAGATCTCGCCCAAGCACTGGCCGAGAGAGGAATTTCAATGACACCGGAAAACCTGCGCAGCAAAGTCAGCAAGTGCATGTTTTCAGCAGATCTGCTGGCAGCCATCATCGATGCCATGTCGGTAGAGGACAGCGCCATGCTTGAAATCCTCAAACAGGCCCGTGAGCTGCAAGATCGAGGACTCTATGCCGAGCAGGAGAAAAGCTAA
- a CDS encoding DUF2170 family protein translates to MTWNNENLRQLAENHSGWVVESEGDCLSISNDEGVDAFVYVGEKQIVVESILFPVSQVDDVAALNEMVLQTHQLVPLTAIAIKNIGGENYYVAFGALSVSSKDEVVIEEVETLFSNVGDFLDLFADHFETEGVA, encoded by the coding sequence ATGACCTGGAACAATGAGAACCTGCGCCAATTGGCGGAAAACCACTCCGGATGGGTGGTCGAATCTGAGGGGGATTGCCTCAGTATTTCCAACGATGAAGGCGTCGATGCGTTTGTCTATGTTGGCGAGAAGCAGATAGTTGTAGAGAGTATTCTGTTTCCCGTGAGCCAGGTAGATGATGTGGCAGCGCTCAATGAAATGGTTCTGCAAACACATCAGCTGGTGCCGCTGACAGCCATTGCGATCAAGAATATTGGTGGTGAGAACTACTACGTCGCTTTCGGTGCTCTGTCGGTGTCCAGCAAGGACGAAGTTGTTATCGAGGAGGTTGAGACCCTGTTTTCCAATGTGGGTGACTTCCTGGATTTATTTGCCGATCATTTTGAAACGGAGGGTGTAGCATGA
- a CDS encoding PspA/IM30 family protein — protein sequence MSLKRIWTALKGAVNEGTEAVADSQSIRILDQELREAKEELKACDENLTKIMAKRKLTESKVQALQADVETYSTHAINASEKGDNELALECAERVTELESQLETERSILDGFLSSESTLKGNITQAKTNVRRMEQQIDQIKATESVQKAQVAVSSRHMGANSKIKTALDSLDRIKNKQEQRAAELEAAEELASEETGSSLDAKLKAAGIKPGGQKSGSDKLAQLLAGREKA from the coding sequence ATGAGCCTTAAGAGAATTTGGACTGCTTTGAAAGGCGCAGTTAACGAAGGAACAGAAGCAGTAGCGGATAGCCAATCGATTCGTATTCTTGACCAAGAATTACGCGAGGCGAAGGAAGAGTTGAAAGCTTGCGATGAAAACCTGACCAAAATCATGGCGAAGCGCAAACTTACTGAGAGTAAGGTCCAAGCGCTGCAAGCCGACGTTGAAACCTATAGCACTCACGCAATCAACGCGAGTGAAAAGGGCGATAACGAACTCGCTCTTGAGTGTGCAGAGCGTGTTACTGAGCTGGAAAGCCAGCTGGAAACTGAGCGCAGTATCCTGGATGGATTCCTGAGTTCAGAGAGCACCCTGAAAGGTAACATTACCCAGGCAAAAACCAATGTGCGCCGTATGGAGCAGCAGATTGACCAGATCAAAGCGACTGAGTCTGTTCAAAAAGCACAGGTAGCGGTTTCTTCCCGCCACATGGGTGCGAACAGCAAGATCAAAACAGCGCTGGACAGCCTGGATCGCATCAAAAACAAGCAGGAGCAGCGTGCTGCTGAGCTTGAAGCTGCGGAAGAGCTGGCTTCAGAGGAAACCGGTTCCAGCCTGGATGCCAAGCTGAAAGCGGCGGGCATCAAGCCCGGCGGCCAGAAAAGTGGCAGCGATAAGTTGGCTCAACTGTTAGCGGGCCGCGAAAAGGCTTAA
- a CDS encoding potassium channel family protein codes for MLLYRVRRLLASLFIRANVTTILIAVGSYVFISYWLLKIAGEADIVAGENFFYWLVVTASTVGYGDFSPVTPEGKVVVAAWVIPVGLSLFAMVVTRIGFAVSEFVHRGKKGLRMTNHIDHTVIIGWNGTRTLRLIELLLSKTNGSAAEIVLCVEADIENPMPGKIDFVRVESFSHGEGMQRAGLVDAARIIIDNPLDDVTLTTALFCDKLSPNSHKTAYFQDENVGELLRAHCPNIECIPSVAVEMLAKSSLDPGSARLHRQLLDSTYGMTQYSVEYRGEKPLPVGELFDHFKRDLSATLIAVRRKGVVKIDVNPGLTDQVTEGDMLYYISAKRLDEKSCFDIKSNEEGVGTCLPN; via the coding sequence GTGCTGCTTTATCGAGTGCGACGCCTTCTGGCGTCGCTTTTCATTCGGGCCAATGTAACCACCATTCTCATAGCTGTAGGCAGCTATGTTTTCATCTCCTATTGGCTACTCAAAATTGCCGGTGAAGCTGATATTGTCGCGGGCGAGAATTTCTTTTATTGGTTGGTCGTTACCGCATCGACAGTAGGTTACGGTGATTTCTCCCCGGTAACCCCTGAGGGTAAAGTCGTGGTTGCCGCTTGGGTGATCCCAGTGGGCCTCAGCCTGTTTGCCATGGTGGTCACAAGAATTGGCTTTGCGGTTTCAGAATTTGTGCATCGCGGCAAGAAGGGCTTGCGTATGACAAACCATATTGATCACACAGTAATTATCGGCTGGAACGGTACCAGAACGCTCCGCTTGATTGAGTTGCTACTCTCCAAAACAAACGGTAGCGCAGCAGAGATTGTCCTCTGTGTTGAAGCCGATATCGAAAATCCGATGCCGGGTAAGATTGATTTTGTCCGGGTGGAATCGTTTTCCCACGGGGAAGGTATGCAGAGGGCAGGGTTGGTCGATGCCGCTCGAATTATTATCGACAACCCTCTGGATGATGTAACCCTTACAACCGCCTTATTCTGCGACAAGCTCAGCCCGAACAGCCATAAAACGGCTTATTTCCAAGATGAAAATGTGGGTGAATTGCTCCGTGCCCACTGTCCCAATATTGAATGTATTCCCTCTGTCGCTGTAGAGATGTTGGCAAAATCCTCGCTTGACCCCGGTTCCGCAAGGTTGCACCGACAGTTGCTCGATAGCACATACGGCATGACCCAATACAGCGTTGAATATCGGGGTGAGAAGCCTCTTCCTGTCGGTGAATTATTTGACCATTTTAAGCGGGATCTCTCCGCGACCTTAATTGCGGTACGTAGAAAGGGCGTGGTTAAAATTGATGTGAACCCGGGGCTTACCGATCAGGTCACCGAGGGTGACATGCTGTATTATATCTCTGCAAAGCGGCTCGATGAAAAAAGCTGTTTCGATATAAAAAGTAATGAAGAAGGTGTTGGTACATGTTTACCAAACTGA
- a CDS encoding YjfK family protein, which yields MFTKLINKIKGKDAPKVKTPEIMGLRMGASFELDPLAIRLILDELTIESCSPTQIIKAAGVVELDGTWIYRFYTDDDAWLQVIAEGGQRDEHVVDVKLFHFYDTLDVGSEQAWNKLLKSDIGAPSYHLQDRSYSRVWTAAGDYHNPVHMAEKTYDEDGDYSVTDQFTMLFERELSDQQTESLFLSAEEKEEDAGYLSRSLVISTGITLTPSQITIHG from the coding sequence ATGTTTACCAAACTGATAAATAAAATAAAGGGAAAGGACGCTCCAAAGGTCAAGACTCCAGAAATTATGGGCTTGCGAATGGGGGCGAGTTTTGAGCTGGACCCTTTGGCTATTCGCCTGATACTCGATGAACTGACCATTGAATCCTGTTCACCGACCCAGATCATTAAAGCGGCCGGTGTTGTCGAACTAGATGGTACCTGGATTTATCGCTTTTACACTGATGATGATGCCTGGCTGCAAGTGATTGCTGAGGGCGGTCAGCGGGATGAGCATGTGGTCGATGTAAAGCTATTCCATTTTTACGACACTCTGGATGTTGGTTCGGAGCAGGCTTGGAATAAATTGTTAAAGAGTGATATTGGCGCACCCAGTTATCACCTGCAGGACCGCTCTTATAGCCGTGTATGGACCGCAGCAGGGGACTACCACAACCCAGTGCATATGGCCGAGAAGACTTACGATGAAGATGGTGATTATTCAGTAACGGATCAATTCACCATGCTTTTTGAGCGCGAATTGTCTGATCAGCAAACCGAATCCCTTTTTCTCTCAGCTGAAGAGAAAGAAGAGGATGCAGGCTACTTGAGCCGCAGCCTGGTGATTAGCACCGGCATTACTCTGACCCCCTCACAAATAACAATACACGGATAA
- a CDS encoding DUF350 domain-containing protein, with product MDQPYDLLTGILHFAAYFGLSLVLLIAFKFLYALVTPHDEWKLIREDKNTAAAIGFGGAVLGFAIAVGGAASNSISIVDFAIWALVALIAQLIAFAIIRFGFMPRIVERIEDGEVSAGVMLAATTIAVGVLNAACMSY from the coding sequence ATGGACCAGCCTTATGATTTACTGACTGGTATCTTGCATTTTGCGGCCTACTTTGGCCTGTCGCTGGTACTTTTGATCGCGTTTAAATTTTTATACGCACTGGTGACCCCTCACGATGAGTGGAAGTTGATCCGCGAAGATAAGAATACGGCTGCCGCCATAGGTTTTGGTGGCGCTGTTTTGGGTTTTGCAATTGCCGTAGGTGGTGCTGCCAGTAACTCTATTTCTATTGTCGATTTCGCCATCTGGGCCCTGGTTGCATTGATCGCCCAGTTAATTGCTTTTGCCATTATCCGCTTTGGATTTATGCCGCGTATTGTTGAGCGCATCGAAGATGGAGAGGTGAGTGCCGGTGTTATGTTGGCTGCAACTACAATCGCTGTTGGCGTATTGAATGCGGCTTGCATGAGCTACTAA
- a CDS encoding DUF1190 domain-containing protein, protein MKRTKNINLARMRKGGGSNFLLRPLALGVAAALVGCSSDEEVKVVSSVDDCVANTQLDEAQCEAAYQRAVEEAERTGPKYSRLSQCEAEFGSCQETSSGVWMPLMAGFMVGSMLNDRDRHYNYGYYNPVYRYSGSRYRDKLMTADGGIIGDYGRSSYKVDKSATAPKPKVTKTVSRGGFGAVASAKSNWGGGAPAVVVRAAGEADLC, encoded by the coding sequence ATGAAGCGTACCAAGAATATTAACCTGGCAAGGATGCGCAAGGGCGGTGGCTCCAATTTTTTACTGCGCCCACTTGCCTTAGGTGTAGCGGCTGCCCTGGTCGGTTGCTCCTCAGATGAGGAAGTTAAAGTCGTCTCTTCAGTAGATGACTGTGTGGCCAATACCCAGCTGGACGAAGCTCAATGTGAAGCAGCTTATCAGCGCGCGGTTGAGGAAGCGGAGCGCACCGGGCCCAAGTATTCCCGTCTCTCTCAATGTGAGGCTGAGTTCGGTAGCTGCCAAGAGACCAGTAGCGGCGTCTGGATGCCTCTGATGGCGGGCTTTATGGTTGGCTCCATGCTCAATGACAGGGATCGCCACTATAACTATGGCTACTACAACCCGGTCTACCGCTATTCAGGTTCCCGTTACCGCGACAAGCTGATGACAGCTGACGGCGGCATCATTGGCGATTATGGCCGTTCATCTTATAAGGTGGATAAAAGCGCTACGGCGCCTAAGCCTAAAGTTACCAAAACTGTTTCCCGTGGAGGCTTTGGTGCAGTGGCATCGGCCAAATCCAACTGGGGAGGGGGCGCTCCAGCAGTGGTGGTTCGCGCGGCTGGGGAGGCTGATTTGTGCTGA
- a CDS encoding glutathionylspermidine synthase family protein, which translates to MLRLPIGERPRWQERAQEFGFHFHTMYGEPYWDESAYYQFSLEQIEKHIEDPTEEIHQMCLDVVARVLEDEELLRRFCIPEQHWDFVRTSWRNGDPSLYSRLDFAYSGQGPAKLYENNADTPTSLYETGFWQWLWLQDNVDRRSLPLQSDQFNSLQEKLVNRFHDLQFLTPGRELHFACCKDTEEDRGTVQYLQDCAYEAGINNHFVFIEDIGRDEAGQFTDLNDQVITWMFKLYPWEFMLREEFGTLLAGSNVRWLEPPWKAIISNKALLPMLWKLFPEHPNLLPSFLRMSWTRLRISRN; encoded by the coding sequence GTGCTGAGGTTGCCGATTGGTGAGCGCCCGCGTTGGCAAGAGCGAGCGCAGGAGTTCGGGTTTCACTTCCATACCATGTATGGCGAACCCTACTGGGATGAAAGCGCCTACTATCAATTCTCCTTGGAGCAGATAGAAAAGCACATTGAAGATCCCACCGAAGAAATTCACCAGATGTGCCTGGATGTCGTTGCCCGTGTGCTTGAGGATGAGGAGTTGCTGAGGCGGTTCTGTATACCCGAGCAGCACTGGGACTTTGTGCGAACATCCTGGCGTAATGGCGACCCCAGTCTCTATTCTCGCCTGGACTTTGCCTATTCCGGACAGGGGCCGGCAAAGCTCTATGAGAACAATGCTGATACTCCCACTTCTCTGTATGAAACCGGCTTCTGGCAGTGGTTGTGGCTGCAGGACAATGTCGATCGCAGGTCTCTGCCGCTACAGTCTGATCAGTTCAATAGCCTGCAGGAAAAGCTGGTTAACCGCTTCCATGATTTACAATTCCTGACCCCGGGGAGGGAGTTGCATTTCGCCTGCTGTAAAGATACGGAAGAGGACCGGGGCACGGTTCAATATTTACAGGATTGTGCCTACGAAGCGGGGATCAATAATCATTTTGTCTTTATCGAAGATATTGGCCGGGATGAAGCGGGTCAGTTTACCGATTTGAATGATCAGGTAATCACCTGGATGTTTAAGCTGTACCCATGGGAATTTATGCTCCGCGAGGAGTTCGGGACCCTGTTGGCAGGAAGCAATGTCCGTTGGTTGGAACCGCCCTGGAAGGCGATTATTTCCAATAAGGCGCTTTTGCCAATGTTGTGGAAGCTTTTTCCAGAGCACCCGAATCTGCTTCCCTCTTTTTTGAGGATGAGCTGGACAAGGCTGCGGATTTCCCGGAATTAG
- a CDS encoding glutathionylspermidine synthase family protein has translation MEAFSRAPESASLFFEDELDKAADFPELVKKPIFSREGANISVVKGADTTLLSDGPYGQEGFIYQALHPLPKFGKNHTLVGSWLVDDLAAGMSIREDSNLITQDMSRYLPHIIL, from the coding sequence GTGGAAGCTTTTTCCAGAGCACCCGAATCTGCTTCCCTCTTTTTTGAGGATGAGCTGGACAAGGCTGCGGATTTCCCGGAATTAGTTAAGAAGCCAATCTTTTCACGAGAAGGGGCGAATATTTCGGTAGTAAAAGGGGCGGATACCACTTTGCTGTCCGATGGCCCCTATGGGCAAGAAGGGTTTATCTATCAGGCTCTGCATCCTCTCCCCAAATTTGGAAAGAACCATACTCTGGTGGGAAGCTGGCTCGTTGATGACCTGGCAGCGGGGATGTCCATCCGGGAAGATTCAAACCTGATTACCCAGGATATGAGCCGTTATCTGCCACATATCATCCTCTAG
- a CDS encoding acyloxyacyl hydrolase produces the protein MMLYLIIRRLGLCLLCSSLLLPAWSLAETATNPDKRWAAIVGAGPGFSNRRNELTQYRLAISKDLPWQWSLAEKWTLKTRLETSYFEWHSSLDDGDPDVSKRGEDLVHGMSVSPVWRLEYLPQWDKPIFPYFEFSVGASYITESNIVSKNTNHTTLGCHFQFEDRIGLGSDFGSERRWGVTTYALHYSNAGTCSENSGVNFLSCGCTITFKEED, from the coding sequence ATGATGTTGTACTTGATTATCCGCAGGCTCGGCCTGTGTCTGCTATGTTCTTCTCTTTTGCTTCCAGCCTGGTCTTTGGCTGAAACGGCAACAAACCCGGATAAACGGTGGGCTGCAATTGTAGGAGCCGGCCCGGGATTTTCCAATCGTCGCAATGAGCTCACCCAATATCGCCTTGCCATATCCAAGGACCTGCCCTGGCAGTGGTCCCTTGCTGAGAAATGGACGCTCAAAACGCGACTGGAGACCAGTTACTTTGAATGGCACTCCAGCCTGGACGATGGTGATCCCGACGTCTCCAAAAGGGGAGAGGATTTAGTTCACGGTATGTCAGTGAGCCCGGTATGGAGGCTTGAGTACCTGCCCCAGTGGGACAAGCCTATCTTTCCCTACTTCGAGTTTTCCGTGGGGGCCAGTTACATTACTGAGTCCAATATTGTGAGTAAAAACACAAATCACACAACTCTGGGATGCCATTTCCAGTTTGAGGATCGAATTGGATTGGGCTCTGACTTTGGGAGTGAGCGCCGCTGGGGAGTCACAACTTACGCACTGCACTACTCAAATGCAGGAACCTGTTCTGAAAATTCCGGAGTGAATTTTTTGAGCTGCGGTTGCACTATAACTTTTAAAGAAGAGGATTGA
- a CDS encoding lytic polysaccharide monooxygenase, with amino-acid sequence MILRKTKLASAIKLPVLNSALMAIALAGMSSNALSHGYVEAADGGVASARGTLCKYALDTGEMNVDCGAVQWEPQSIEGNEGFPESGPADGQIASAGDSSWSELNEQSSDRWVKNYISSGWQTFKWRFTANHVTRDWKYYITKEGWNPNAVLTRDQFDLDPFCEVDGNYEQPAVNTTHECQVPEREGYHVILAVWDVGDTVNAFYNVIDVEFDGDNVVNTDWSVAGTINPTQDLNVGDKVYTRVFDSSGENSSYSTVLEIASDEQGIAENWSHDLAELINQEQSSIRAGDYDGSSSFEPLYGINSIYLLEGSSLESVEIGYELIQDQDDDSTDDDNNSGDDNSDNSGDNGDSGNSGNSSCEAFVQQYGGDPGYSIGDVVVYDNVAYESTHEPNWWSPSAAPQFWNETTCDGSDSGSDDSSDNGSDDSSDSNGGDDSSAVSCPEFQQPYAGDSAYQVGDRVTFSGQVYISTYGPNWWSPSAAPQYWEESSCQ; translated from the coding sequence ATGATTTTACGAAAAACCAAACTAGCATCTGCAATTAAACTACCCGTATTAAATAGCGCCCTGATGGCAATAGCACTGGCCGGTATGAGTTCAAATGCACTTAGCCACGGCTATGTAGAGGCCGCTGATGGTGGTGTTGCATCCGCTCGTGGAACCTTGTGTAAATATGCTCTCGATACGGGAGAGATGAATGTTGACTGCGGTGCTGTTCAATGGGAACCGCAAAGTATAGAAGGGAATGAAGGTTTCCCTGAAAGTGGTCCTGCTGATGGGCAGATAGCCAGTGCAGGAGATAGCTCCTGGTCAGAATTAAATGAGCAATCCTCAGATCGCTGGGTTAAGAATTATATTAGCTCCGGTTGGCAAACTTTTAAATGGCGCTTCACAGCCAATCATGTAACCCGGGACTGGAAATATTACATTACCAAAGAAGGTTGGAATCCAAATGCGGTTTTGACCCGCGATCAATTTGATTTAGATCCATTCTGTGAGGTTGATGGCAACTATGAGCAGCCTGCGGTAAATACGACACATGAGTGTCAGGTGCCAGAACGTGAAGGCTACCACGTAATTCTTGCAGTTTGGGATGTGGGTGATACGGTTAATGCCTTCTATAATGTTATCGATGTCGAGTTTGATGGTGATAATGTTGTCAATACTGACTGGAGTGTTGCAGGCACTATTAATCCAACTCAAGATTTGAATGTGGGCGATAAAGTTTATACTCGTGTATTTGATAGCTCCGGTGAAAACTCCTCATATTCTACTGTCCTGGAAATTGCTTCAGATGAGCAGGGTATCGCTGAAAACTGGTCTCACGATCTGGCTGAGCTGATTAACCAGGAACAGAGCAGCATCCGCGCCGGTGATTACGATGGAAGCAGTAGTTTTGAGCCTCTATATGGCATCAACAGTATCTACTTGTTAGAAGGTAGCAGTTTAGAGAGTGTTGAAATTGGATACGAGCTTATCCAAGATCAGGATGATGACTCTACCGATGACGACAATAATTCCGGTGACGATAATTCGGATAATAGTGGAGACAATGGCGACTCTGGAAATTCCGGAAACTCTAGCTGTGAAGCGTTTGTGCAGCAGTATGGTGGTGATCCAGGCTACTCGATTGGCGACGTAGTTGTTTATGACAATGTTGCTTATGAATCTACACATGAGCCAAACTGGTGGTCGCCGAGTGCTGCACCGCAATTCTGGAATGAAACTACCTGCGATGGCTCCGATAGTGGTTCAGACGATAGCTCTGATAACGGCTCCGATGATAGCTCTGATAGCAATGGTGGAGATGATAGCTCTGCGGTTTCCTGTCCTGAGTTCCAGCAGCCCTACGCCGGTGATAGTGCTTACCAAGTTGGAGATCGGGTAACTTTCAGTGGTCAGGTCTACATTTCAACCTACGGGCCAAACTGGTGGTCCCCATCGGCCGCACCTCAGTATTGGGAAGAGAGTTCCTGCCAATGA